The DNA sequence GGTTGCAAATCTCTTCTAGTCCGGCGGCGCCCGGACGTCGGGCTGGCCTTCGGGCCTCCGATTGTCATGGGATTTGCTGCCGGACGGGCGAACTACTGCCCATGGGACACCTTTGAGATTCTCTCTGGTGTTATGTCAGTTTGATTTGGCTGGGATGGTAGAGCTGGTGGGGGTCGTGCTGTCTGGGCCGGCATTCGTCCCCTTTGATGGTGTTCTTGGATTGCCGGCATCATGGAACTCGATCGATGGCGGTGTGGTTTTTGCAAGGCTGGGATCAGGGATGTTTTGTTCAGTTCGATGCAGGTCGGTGGCGTGGCTAGGAGCGAGTGGTTCGCTCGCTGCCATGGGGACGTGGATCTTGACGACGTTTGTCGTCGGAATGGATCGGACGGAACTCTGCCGGCAGGGGCCGTACGACGGATTGATGGAGAAGACGGCGGACTGGGCCCAAATCAGGCTGCTGGGCCTGGAGATCTCCTTGGTATGCCCTATTGGGCTTAATTGTTTGGGTTGAGGTTCTACCTTAGTCCATCAACTTctatttgggctagggtttaggcttTTGGCCCAAAtctatgtttttagcttttgtctaattacCATATGTtcccttgtattaggaacctaacGAGTGTTTTGTTTCGGCTTGTCTATTTGCTATGTTTTttccatagtttataggctcgcTGTTTTGCGAGCGATAAGTTCTAATATAGTaggtctatcctatgtaccactgtggctcctccacgaaaTCTTGTctggccattgttatgtgtcagcggatgggtatgtaatggcATTCTTGGTATGcgctattatcaatggaattaccattacttcaaaaataaaacaagggctaattactgtttagtaccctatggtttgggtcgaacatcaattcagtccctcaactttcaatttcatcaaaaacacccccacactatcattttctcgtccaataggtccatccgttaTGATTCCGTTAATTTATGCCGTtagttgctgacgtggcgatccaactcagcacaggtgggccccacatggaagtgaaattcctaaaatgaccctggccaatctgaaatgaaaaaatccaaaataaatcaacactttgcttttggggagactcgaacccatgcAAGTGGGGGTGAGAgtgaaagccccaaccaccggACCACATGCATGGTTCTAATATATTCccacaaaattaatatatatttctatacccaaccggatatggattaaatccaaaataaatcaacactttgcgtttggggagactcgaacccatgcaagtgggtgtgaaagtgaaagccccaaccaccagaccacaTGCATAGTTCTAATATATTCccacaaaattaatatatatttcgatACCCAACCAgatatggattaaatccaaaataaatcaacattTTGTGTTTgaggagactcgaacccacgcAAGTGGGTGTGAAAGTGCAAGCCCCAACCACTGGACCACATGCATATTGTTGACATGCtccaacaaaaattaatatatatatctctattttggatttaatccatatccggttgggtatagaaatatatattaattttgtggAAATATATTAGAACCATGCATGTGGTCCGGTGGTTGAAGCTTGCACTTTCACACCCACTTgcgtgggttcgagtctcctcAAACGCAAaatgttgatttattttggatttaatccatatccggttgggtatagaaatatatattaattttgtggGAATATATTAGAACCATGCATGTGGTTTGGTAGTTGGGGCTTTCACTTTCACACCCACTTgcgtgggttcgagtctccccaaacgcaaagtgttgatttattttggatttaatccatatccggttgggtatagaaatatatattaattttgtggGAAGATATTAGAACCATGCATGTGGTccggtggttggggctttcacTTTCACCCCCACTTgcatgggttcgagtctccccaaaAGCAAAGTGTTGATTTATCTTGAATTTTTTCATTTCAGATTGGCTAGGGTCATTTTAGGAATTTCACTTCCATGTGGGGGCCCACCTGTGCTGAGTTGGATCGCCACGTCAACAACTAACGGCATAAATTAACGGAATCATAACGGATGGagctattggacgagaaaatgatagtgtgggggtgtttttgataaaattgaaagtcgagggactgaattgatgttcaaCCCAAACcatagggtactaaacagtaattagcccatAAAACAATTTTATTGTTAAATATTATCCACTGGTATGTATAAAATTTTAGTCCGGTAATAGTTTATTTACACATGCATCATAAATGTGTAGCTGAACCTCCCTCCAGACTCAGTTTTCTATACATTAGAATTgtcaccaaaaaaagaaaaagaaaaaaaaattgtcacaGCAAGCATTATTAGGCTATTATAAATGTACTTTCTATTATATGCAACCCCTAAACAGGTGAGAATATATATGTGCGATGACATGGGTCAAGAGTCATTCTGGACGATCATATTCTTGTCTTCCATATGATATTAGTCTTAACAGACTCTTAACAATTACTGGTACAATAAGAAACTGAAGTAATGCAACTTTGTTGAAAACATAAATGTGCTAGAATGGCTTAAAATTGGGACTTttaatgtaaatatatatagacTCTCCACAGTAGagtttaattcataattaagacACTGAAGAATGCAAAATTAATAATTTCAAGGTTCTTGAAATAATTAAGCTTAGATTAGTCTTCCTGATCAAAAACTCCCAAGCACTACTCCAAACTAAACTTTAGCAGGTCTGCTTCATATTCCTATCCATTTCCCAAGGAATAGCGCATCACCAGTATCTGGAAGAGAGAAGAATCCATAGAGCAAACCACTGAAAAGGATGATGAGACAAGTAATGGGGACAAATGCTCTTCCTCTTGCGTACAATTTAACTGTAGAGACTTGATGTTTGACAAGAGAGACAATGTAGGAGTCTCTTTTAGTTCTCTGTGAAACCAATCTTATCATCATTCATCAGAAACTATATACctcaaaattaaacaaacagATTCTACTGATTGCAGGAAACAAATAAATCAAACACATGTGCGATTCACCTTTTTCTCTGACCGTTTAACCTTTCTCTTAAGGCTTCTCGCCTTTTTCCTGTTAATCACACTCTCTTTGGGTTCAAAATCCCTGAAAACATACAATCAGAAATCATTTAAATCAGTATACAGAACATAGCAAATTCCAACATGTAGAAATTGAAACTATAGAGAACAACTAACCGTAAGTTTGAGTCAACCTTGCCGGGGCTGTTTATTATCTCATTTGTCTCCCCCTGAAAACCCAAATTCAGTAATTAGAAAATACCCAGTCATTAGAAAATACCGACAAAGCCAATCGATTCTGTGGATTGGAAAGCACTATGAACATAAAACTTCTCAAAGGCACAAGTATTGAACCTTTATCTTAGTCGCACTCTCTCCTCCGAGTTCAAAATCTCTGAGacaacaaaaatcagaaatcatATCAAGCTGCGTAAAAGACAGAATAATCCCAACACCTAAAACGTGAGATTTtaggaaagcaaaagaaacAACTTACAGCTTAGTGACCTTGCAAGGGCTGCATTTTACCGTGCTCGTCTCGTTTTGGATGTCAACCTGTGAAACCTCAGACTTAGAAATAAAAACAGCCACAGGCAACTGATTGTTTGATAAAAAGGCACTACAGAATCGAAATAGAAAGATCATTGATACGCATGTACGTATTTCTACCTTCTCATTTGTCAAACTCTCTTCTTTTGGTTCAAAAAGTCTGAGATGTGGAGCATTAATGATCATAAAACAATCAGAAATCATAATAAAGTTGCAAAGAAGATGATAATCGATCCCCAACATACAAAAACTGAAATTCATATGATAGGGAATAAACTTACAGAATGTCACAGTCAACCTCCTGAGAGCTGTCCTTTATCCTGTTTCTCTCTTGTTGGATGCCCTGTGAAGTCCAACTTTATATGCACACATGCTATAACTGAGACTTAAAAGAGTAAACAGACATATACATGGAGAACTGATTCTTCGGAACCAGGGGcactacaaaaacaaaattatttcaTATAGACAGACAAATAATTCTACCTTTGTCGTAGTTAACATGGCTTCTTTGGGTTCATAATCTCTGAGGCATTGCACAGACAGAAGCAGATTAAAGTGCGTAAAACATACATCATAATCCCAACATATAGAACTGCAATTATACAgggaaaaatataaaaataaacctaCTTACGGACAGTAGCCAAATCTAATCCAGAATTGACCACAACCTTTAGAGCTCACAAACTGGAGGGTAGAATGTATGGTCTCAATATGGCTCTTCCGCCCTTCTTTATGGATGATTTTGAACGTGGTGATAAAAAGAGGTTGATACCTATTAGCCCCATAGCTCATAGTCTGGACTAAACAGAACTCCAAGTCACCCAAAGGAGCCCAACACTCTGTTATGCTAGAATAATACCTATATTTTGCACTTTGAGTAATCTTCAAGCCTTCCAACTCGTAAGGTGTTGTTAGAGAGTAAATAAGAGTACCACCCTCCTCTGAACCAGACTTCTTAATAGAGAATGATATAAACTTTCCCTTTTTATCACCAAAGGCATATATAGTGTCCCCTACAACAGCAGCCTTCCCAAAGAAAGGAAAACGTTGTATCCATTGTTCTTGATCGAATTTGACTTCATGCCATGTTTCCAATTCTGCATTGAAAACTACTGGTACGAAATGTGCTGGTTTGAACTTCATGGAAGGGTACCATAATGAAAGCAAAATACAGTTGCCCCAAACAGCATAACCAATCAACTCCCTGCGAGCTAGTGAAGATTGTGGGATGAATGCAAAATTAGGTACAGGAGTTAAAGGATCCCAAGAGTTGGTGGTGGGATCATATAGCTCAAAGGGCATGGGCACACACGGTTTGTGGGCTAACAAAGTTGCCAGATGATAAAGCCTGCCATGCGCTGCAATAATATTTGGAAATGTCGCGAATATATAAGGCCGATTGAATTTAACTAAGTCTCCAGATGCCTTTGGATCAAAAATATATGCTACTTTTGCCCCAGCTTCTGCTGCTCTGTATCGTTCACCTGCAAGTATGTATAACTTGGAGGCAATTCTCTCACAGAACACTAAAGGAACCCATGATATTTCTGTTTCATCAAACAACTTCCTTGCAGGGGGTTCAGGCTTATCTTCTGTGGATTTAGTGATAACTTTTCCATCTTTGCTGATTTGTATTTTATGTAATAACCCTCCTACGCCGTTAGTGTCAGAATAATGCAGCACCAAATATACAGATTTAATCAGGTCATCCATGGATCTTCAAAACAGTACCtagccaggaaaaaaaaaatttcaagtaaACGTCAAAGCCATACAATCTAGTTCATCAGATACAGGAAATTTACAATAATAATGAATTAATACAGTTTATCTCCTATGCTTCGCAAATTAATATGCTAATTCTTTGACCCAGACAAATCAGTATACATATCTTGAGGTACTCAATGCAATAACTGACAACATGAACAGAAACCCTAGGAGAGATTTATTACTTTCGCATCGAAGTTACatggaaaaataaattaaaaagtcACTGACCTTGATTCGGTCACCACAGCTAGTCTGATTTGATACGCAAGTGAAAAACAACTTGAAACAGAATCAAAACCCAAACTTGAAGCTGTACTAACTATTAAGTATTATTATTGAGCAAGCTAAACCAATCGTTTCTGAAAGGATACAAAATCGACCAGACGGCTAGAGTTATCGAGGACGTAGCAATTGGCTATCGGCGTCAAATTCAAGGCGGTCGGAAGCACGTTTAACAAGAACTGAAAAGAGAAGAATCGAAAGCTCTGAAATAGAGCTTATATTATTTAGGGCTCTTGACCATTTATCCAATTTGGACCCAACAAATGCCCACTTATCtaatttaaatgtaaaaagataaatttatcctttaaataattaaaaagtcattgAAGACCTCGTCGGATTCCCGTCACCGGAACCTGGTGACCGGGTGCCGGAATCCTATCACCGGTCATCGGAGatttttattaccccccaataaatttttattggggggtaataaaatatttattgggtattattgggggcaataaagtttattggagggcaataaaataGGATGCCGGACTCCTGTCATTGGTCCAGAGGTTGCCGGAAGTTCGCAAAGAGGTCTCCAGAGACGTTTATTaacccccaataaaaatttattggggggcaataaaaagtttattattGGAAGGCAATGTCAATAAAACAGAACACCGGTCTCCGAATTCCGGCCGCCTGAGATAGGATTCCTATGCTCGGCAACTGAAGTCCCttaaagtctctctctctctctaagtgacaaagggagaacgagcaaaattgtcccaaaaataaataaataaataacttaattgggtattagggcaaaaaatatgtaatttgttgggtaagtaggcaatcttataagatgtttgggtaaatgggattaGTGTAGCTAAAATTTAGGTAAATAGACATTTTTCCTATTATTTGAGTGCCATTAGATAATTTCAATAAGTTAGCTCTCGACTtgcttcttaaaaaaaaaaaaagtgtcatTAGAtaatttcacaaaaaaaaatgtgattAGAGTATTATAAGTATGTCGTTGAGATATCTGTAACATGCAATTCTATTTGTTGAACAAAATttggtccaaaaaaaaaaaaattatgaggaGAGCAAATACTTGATTAAACCACGCCTACTCCTTGCCCTCGGGCTTGAGGGAGGGACTAGCTCCCTATATCGTCAATCTCcaagtaggcctcatcatatggcccttgggccctaagcccgcccggcccggcccttccattagggcgggccggcccgaccctttctcaaatagggtagggtaagggtcatgcaaatgaaacccggccctaccctatggcccggcccgattgagcccgaaatggccaagcccggcccggccctaaaagcccagcccggcccggcccggccttaaaaattatattttatttttattatttttctatattacatatttacataaaaagaaataagaaatatgtTATTTTAGAGAATGGGTATTAGattgaacatttgaacccaattaatttatgtaaatctaatttttatatcatacactccaaagagaatggacactaattttttataaatctatatttatatatcatacactccaaagaacaacctctatcaattcaaagaaaatgagaaaatcaaCCGtttgatgtgattattacaataaattatgcgtgtggttaaaaatttagttaatttcaccatagtttcgaacccgatcggattggtcaaccatattcacttgtatgttttcttggttgaccgatggcgtgacaacctCAAAACgtgctaatttttttacatcacatttttaaatatttcatcaatggatgtgtgtagatataagataaaaatttcaaatttaattacaaatatgttggtttataccaatttgcctcctaaagttgtataacttatagATTGCATTTAAATGATTGAGGTTACCCTCCAtaagcaaaatgggggacgaaatggaactTTTTAAAAtaaaccgctggatgttgttttcatatgaatatatgttagtggtagaaatttcagcaatttccaccttcggttggacctcgatctacccggtcaacttaataccctaaatagaacataaaacaaatatgctcttaaccggtccttggcaattcacttttttcgatctttcagctcccacactctcatgggtagggggtctacttacggatgtcaaaattccgcaacgtttgtccgcgcatggtgccgctccccttagggaagtttgcttgtgcaaagcattgaccgctacgttggacgccttattcacggcagatcggcctaatttctttacacaatacctatcaatgttgtataaacatatgagaattttcatattggtcgattttcatttcaaaatttttggatcgcacataatccttatatgccttgtaatgtagtataactagtttattaggcttgttaccctccatgagcaaaatgggggacgaaatggaatttttttaaatgaaccgctggatgttgttttcatatgaatatatgttagtggtagaaatttcagcaatttccgccttcggttggacctcgatctacccggtcaacttaatactctaaatagaacataaaacaaatatgctcttaaccggtccttggcaattcacttttttcgatctttcagctcccacactctcatgggtagagggtctacttacggatgtcaaaattccgcaacgtttgtccgcgcatggtgccgctccccttagggaagtttgcttgtgcaaagcgttgaccgctacgttggacgccttattcatggcagatcggcctaatttttttacacaatacttatcaatgttgtataaacatatgagaattttcagattggtcgattttcatttcaaaatttttggattgcacataatccttatatgccttataatgtagtataactagtttattaggcttgttaccctccatgagcaaaataggggacgaaatggaatttttttaaatgaaccgctggatgttgtttcatatgaatatatgttagtggtagaaatttcaggaatttccgccttcggttggacctcgatctacccggtcaactcaataccctaaatagaacataaaacaaatatgctcttaaccggtccttggcaattcacttttttcgatctttcagttcccacactctcatgggtagagggtctacttatggatgtcaaaattccgcaacgtttgtccgcgcatggtgccgctccccttagggaagtttgcttgtgcaaagcgttgaccgctacgttggacgccttattcacggcagatcggcctaatttttttacacaatacctatcaatgttgtataaacatatgagaattttcagattggtcgattttcatttcaaaatttttggatcgcacataatccttatatgccttgtaatgtagtataactagtgtattaggcttgttaccctccatgagcattgtcagattgatcaatttccatttcgAAATTTTTGGCACGCCTAAATaagccataatttttttttagtttttctattttttaattacgtttctcttttttctataatatgcaatttatctctttctttgtaattgatttcataagttttgttttctttaatttctattttctttgttacacaacaattaatattgggagatttatatagatagttaattgaatataaccaccttaagtaatattaataaatgttataagttacaagtattatatgaatataaaatatgttcaataaaaaacaatgagtcttttatcaccaatatataccattaagccatattttgagaagaaaaaaataaattttttttttgttaaacaaaataaggccctttttggccctatttggccctatttgagggccggcccgacccggccctttcggccctaacggatcgggcttttcgggcgggtaagggttagcatatttaagccccggcccgaccctaccaggccctaaattttgttgactttgactaggcccggcccggcccgaccctaagccctaaaatttagggtagggccggccctaacccagcccatgatgacccctatctCCAAGTAACTAATACCgtctaattaaatttttttttttaaaaaaaaggctTGAGTAAACCACCAGTCTCACTTCAGTCACTACCACACTGTCACGCATCTCTTTTAGATCATTGTTTCCCATCTCCACCACTTGGAGGGGTCTCGGACTTATGAAGGGGGTCAGCCAGCTTGTTTTGGTTTGGCAGTtaaatagtgtatttggttaCTAGCTTCCTTCATCCACGCACGTGTATTCGTACATGACAGGATCGATGTCTTAAATGTTTTATCTCGTTGGGAGAGCCATAGGAGTAACGGTCACATTAGAGCATCATCATTGAAATAATCAGCTTCTTGAATCTTTACCCTAGAGTGGAAAAAAACAAATGAAGGGCATGGACGGTAAcgtttcttaaaataattttatGAAAATGATTTAAAAAAGAATACGAGATTGTTCCCACTATGAGAAGTGCATTCAGTAGGTTAGTgcgaaaaaaaaatattctccaTATTTTTTAAATTG is a window from the Rosa chinensis cultivar Old Blush chromosome 2, RchiOBHm-V2, whole genome shotgun sequence genome containing:
- the LOC112186953 gene encoding uncharacterized protein LOC112186953 is translated as MDDLIKSVYLVLHYSDTNGVGGLLHKIQISKDGKVITKSTEDKPEPPARKLFDETEISWVPLVFCERIASKLYILAGERYRAAEAGAKVAYIFDPKASGDLVKFNRPYIFATFPNIIAAHGRLYHLATLLAHKPCVPMPFELYDPTTNSWDPLTPVPNFAFIPQSSLARRELIGYAVWGNCILLSLWYPSMKFKPAHFVPVVFNAELETWHEVKFDQEQWIQRFPFFGKAAVVGDTIYAFGDKKGKFISFSIKKSGSEEGGTLIYSLTTPYELEGLKITQSAKYRYYSSITECWAPLGDLEFCLVQTMSYGANRYQPLFITTFKIIHKEGRKSHIETIHSTLQFVSSKGCGQFWIRFGYCPDYEPKEAMLTTTKGIQQERNRIKDSSQEVDCDILLFEPKEESLTNEKVDIQNETSTVKCSPCKVTKLDFELGGESATKIKGETNEIINSPGKVDSNLRDFEPKESVINRKKARSLKRKVKRSEKKRTKRDSYIVSLVKHQVSTVKLYARGRAFVPITCLIILFSGLLYGFFSLPDTGDALFLGKWIGI